DNA from Cupriavidus necator N-1:
GCGTGCTGCACCGGCGTACCGAGGGCTGGGCCACGGCATTGTGGCTGGCGTCGGTGGCGCTGGAGCGGCGCAGCCAGCCAGAGGGCTTTATCGCCGGCTTCTCCGGCTCCAACGCGGCGATCGCCGACTACCTGGTCGAAGACGTATTCCTGCACCTGCCCGAGCCGGTGCGTGACTTCCTGCTGCGCACGTCGATCCTGGACCAGTTGTGCGGGCCGCTGTGCGACGCCGTGTGCGAGCCCGCGACCGCTGGCAGCAGCGACGAGATCCTGGCGTGGCTGGAGCGCGCCAACCTGTTCCTGCTGCCGCTGGAGAGCGAGCGCTATGGCGAACGTGGCTCCGGTTCGGCATCGGAACAGTGGTACCGCTATCACAGCCTCTTTTCCGGCTTCCTGCGCGGCCAGCTGGCGCAGGCCATGCCTGACGCCGTGCCGCAGCTGCACCTGTCGGCATCGCGCTGGTATGAGTCGCAGGGGCGCCCGGTGCCCGCCATCGAGCATGCCTTCGCGGCCGGTGCGCTGGCGCGCGCGCTGCCGTTGCTGGACGGCGCCGCGGACGACCTGCTGGCGCAGGGCCGCATGCGCCTGCTGACGCGCTGGCTGGAGGCGGTGCCGGCGGAGGAACTGGCGCGCTGGCCCAAGCTGCAGATCGCACGCGTCTGGGCGGTGTCGTTCACGCGCGGCCCGGCCGAAGCCATTGCCCTGCTGCAGCAGATCCCCACCGAGGGCGCGGCCGGCGACCTGCTGGCGCATATCCGCGCGCTGCGCCACATGCTGCTGAACATGATGGACCGCTTCGACGATGCGCGCGCCTTCGCCCGCAATGAGCTGCCGCCGTTGCCGATGGGCTATGCCTTCCCCGATGCGATCCTGGGCACGTCGATGGCGCGCCTGGCTGCAGTCGCCGGCGACTACCCGGAGGCGCGCCGGCTGCTGCAGGTGGCGCGGCACGCGGTGCGCGGCTCGGACAGCAATTTCAACAAGATCTTCTCGGAGTCGGTCGAAGGGCTGATCGACCTGCGCCAGGGGCGGCTGCAGCAGGCGCTGGCACGGTTTCGCATCGCCGCCAGCACGATGCTGCCGAACCGCTTCGGGCCCACCAACGGCAACGCCATGGCCGGCATCCTGCTGGCGGAAGGCCTGTACGAAAGCGGTGATTCCGAGCGCGCCAGCCGCCTGCTCAACGTCTACCTGCCGCTGTCGCGCGACCTCGGGCTGCCTGACCAGATCATCACCGGGCACACGGTGCTGGCCCGCATTGCCTTCGAGCGCGGCGAAGCCGACCAGGCGCATGAATGGCTGGCGCAACTGGAGGCGCTGGGGCACCACCGCGGGCTGACGCGGCTGGTGATGGCGGCAATGCTGGAGCGCGCACGGCTGGCACTGCGCCAGGGCAATGTCCACGCGGCGCAGGAGGCGATCGAACGTGCCGCCGATCCGGCGCTGTGGCGCACGCGGCCCGGGGTCAGCTCCTTTGCCAGTGATGTCGAGGACATCACCCTTGGCCGGCTGCGGCTGGACCTGTATGCGCGCCCGGGCACGCCGGTGCGCGAGGCCATCGAGCGCGAGCTGGCGGCTGCCGCGGGCAACCAGCTGATGCGCCGCGCGCTCAAGCTGCGCATCCTGCTGGCGCAGGCGTGCCAGCGCACTGGTGACGGCGCGCACGCGCTGGTGGTGATGGGCGAGGCGCTGCGTTTCGGCGCTGCCGAAGGCTTTGTCCGCATCTTTGCCGACGAGGGCGACGATGTGCGCAGGCTGGTGGCCGATGCCTGCTCGCGCCAGTCGGCCAGCCTGCCTGCTCCCTACGTGGAAAAGCTGCTGCAGGCTTGCGGCCAGGCCGGGGGCGAGCAGGCCGCCGGTGCGGGCCGGCCGGCACCGGCCGCACTGGTTGAGCCGCTGACGCCCAAGGAGCAGAAGGTGCTGCAGCTGCTGGCCGAGGGCTATTCCAATGTGGCCATGGCCGAGCGGCTGTTCGTGTCCGAAACCACGGTGCGCACGCACCTGCGCAATATCAGCGCCAAGCTGCACGCCAGCAACCGCACCCAGGCAGTGGCCATCGCGCGCCAGCTCGGGCTGCTCTGAGGCCGCGCCGCAGCCGAAGGCTGCGCGCGCGGTTGCGGCTCAGATGCCCATGAACTCCGTGAATTCGTCCAGCGGCGCGCGCACGGCGCGCAGCTGGTTGGCGGGCGCCTCGGGGTCTTCGTAGCCGATCGCCATGCCGGTGAACAGCATCCGTTCGGCCGGCAGCGACAGGAACTTGCCGATGGTCTGCGGGTACATCGCCCAGCATTCCTGCGCGCAGCTGTCCAGCCCTTCTTCACGCAGCAGCAGCATCACCGTCTGCAGGTACATGCCCAGGTCCGACCATTGCGGCGGACCCATGCGGCGGTCCACGGTGCAGAACAGCGCCAGCGGCGCGCCGAAGAAGGTGAAGTTGTTGGCAAACTGCGCCAGCCGCCGCGCCTTGTCCTCGCGCGGGATGCCGAGGTAGTGGTAGAGCGCCTCGCCCACCTGGAAGCGGCGGTCGCGATAGGGCGAGACCAGCTCGCGCGGGTAGATGTCGTATTCGCGCTCGTCACCCGCGGGCGCCTGGGCGATGCGCTCGCGCATGATGGCGCGCAGCCCCTCCAGGGCCTCGCCGCCGACGACATGGATATGCCAGGGCTGCAGGTTGCCCCCGGAGGGGGCGCGCGCGGCGGCGTCGAGCACGCGGCGGATGGTGTCGGGCGCAACGGCCCGGGGCAGGAAGCCGCGGACGGACTTGCGGCTGGCGACGGCTTGGCTGACGTTCATGCGAATTCCGGAAAGGTTGATCGACGGGCGCGCTTCAGATGAAGGGCGGCTCGCTGGTCCAGTCGAAGAAGTCCGGCATGTCGTGCGACACGGTTTCCGGGAAGGCGGCGGGACGCTTCTCCAGGAAGGCGCTGACGCCTTCCTTCACGTCGGCGGAGCGCCCGCGCGATTGGATCGCGCGGCTGTCGAGCTTGTGCGCTTCCATCGGGTGGCTGGCGCCGGCCATGCGCCAGATCAGCTGGCGCGAGATCGCCACCGAGACTGGCGCGGCATTGGCGGCGATCTCGCGGGCAATGGCCTGGGCGGCAGGCAGCAGGTCCTCGGGCGCGTGCAGTGAGCGCACCAGGCCACGTTCATGCGCTTCCTGGGCGGAGAACACGCGGCCGGTATAGCACCATTCCAGCGCGGTCGAGATGCCGACCACGCGCGACAGGAACCACGACGACGCCGCTTCCGGCGTGATACCCCGGCGCGCAAAGACAAAGCCGAACTTGGCGTCGGTCGATGCCAGCCGGATATCCATCGGCAGCTGCATGGTCACGCCCACGCCTACCGCGGCGCCGTTGACCGCGGCGATCACCGGCTTGAGGCTGCGGAAGATGCGCAGCGACACGCGCCCGCCGCCGTCGCGGTGCGCGGTATCGGGGCTGGCGCCATAGCGCTTCTCGAAGTCGAAGGTGGCGCTGCCGCCGGACAGGTCGGCGCCGGCGCAGAAGGCGCGGCCCGAGCCGGTGACGATGACGGCGCGCACGTTGTCGTCGGCATCGGTGGCGTCGAACGCGGCGATCAGCTCATGCATCATCTGCGCGGTGAACGCATTGAGCTGGTCCGGGCGGTGCAGGGTGATGGTGGCGACACCGTCTTCAACGGCGTAGCGCAGGGTTTCGAACGAAGGCGTGGCTTGCGTCATGAGGGCTCCTGCCGGGAAAAGGGGGAGGGGTGCCGGGGTGGGGAAGACGGCACGGGAGATCGCCCAACACTAGTGCAGAATGCGCCGCCCGCAATCGTCGCTTCCGACGAGGCCGGAAATCGGTGCTCGGTCGTAGACTGACGGGGATCAAGCGGCAGGACCGGCACACCCACGACCATACCGTAACACCGTGCGCGCCCTGCCGGCGCAGACAGCAAAGGGACATCCATGAAGACACGAATCACCGAACTGCTTGGCATCCGCTACCCGATCATCCAGGGTGGCATGCAATGGGTTGGCTACGCCGAGATGGCCTCCGCCGTTTCCAACGCCGGCGGGCTGGGCATCCTCACGGCGCTGACGCAACCCACGCCCGAGGACCTGGCCAACGAGATCCGCCGCTGCCGCGAGATGACCGACAAGCCGTTCGGCGTGAACCTGACCCTGCTGCCGTCGATCAATCCGCCGCCGTACGCGCGCTACCTCGACGTCATCATCGAGAGCGGCGTCAAGGTGCTGGAAACCGCCGGCAACAATCCCAAGGAACATATCGCGCGCGCCAAGGCCGCCGGCATCAAGGTGATCCACAAGTGCGTGGCGGTGCGCCATGCGCTGTCGGCCGAGCGCCTGGGCGTGGACGCGGTGTCGATCGACGGCTTCGAGTGCGCCGGCCACCCCGGCGAGGACGACGTGCCCGGCATGGTGCTGATCCCGCAGGCGGTGCGCAAGCTGTCGATCCCGGTGATCGCCTCCGGCGGCATCGCCGACGGACGGGGCATGGCAGCGGCACTGGTGCTGGGCGCCGAGGGCGTCAACATGGGCACGCGCTTCTGCGCCACGCGCGAGGCGCCGATCCACGACAACGTCAAGAAGGCGCTGGTGCAGGCCAGCGAGCGCGATACCAACCTGATCTTCCGCACGCTGCACAACACCGCGCGCGTGCTCAAGAACGCCGTGTCGGACGAGGTGGTGAGCATTGAACGCCGCCCGGGTGGCGCGCAGTTCGAGGACGTCAAGCACCTGGTTGCCGGCGTGCGCGGCAAGGCGGCGCTCAAGGCGGGCGAGACCGACGGCGGCATCATCAGCGCCGGCCAGTGCGTGGGCCTGATCGACGACGTACCCAGCTGCGAAGAGCTGATCACGCGCATGGTGGCCGATTGCCGCGAGCACCTCAGCGTGGCCTCGCGCTTCTTTGCCTGACGCCATGGCCGAGGCCGAGATCGAGGCGGCGATGACCCAGGCCATCGCCGAGCCGGGCGAAGCTGCCGGCGGGGACGTGCCGGAGGGCTTCGCCCCGCTGCGCCGCCTGAGCGGCTACATGGCGGGCTTCGGCCAGCTCTACCTGCATGCCGGGCGCCGCACGCTGGCGGTGCGGATCGACGAGAGTCACCTGAACAACCTGGGCATCCCGCACGGCGGCATGCTGGCGACGCTGGCCGATACCGCCATCGGCATGATGATGTCGCTGGAAACCGGGCGCTCCAAAAGCGCGGTGACCGTCAACCTGAGCCTGGACTACCTGGATTCCGCGCGCCAGGGCGACTGGGTCGAGGCCCGCGTGGAGTTCGACAAGCTCGGCTCGCGCCTGCGCTACGGCACCTGCCGGCTGGTCAGCGGCGAGCGCTGCCTGCTGCGCGCGACCGCCATCTTTGCAGTGCTGGCGCCGCGCACCTGAGGCCTGCGGCAAACTTCGTCGCTTCCGACGACGCTTGCCGCCACCCGCGGCGCAACAATGCAAAGCGACACTGCCGGCGCCAGATGCCGGCACTCCGGACAACACCATGGCTGCCCCGGCAGCCTGCACCGAACCAAGGAGATCACATGGCAGAGGCATATATCGTTGCGGCGGTCCGTACTGCCGGTGGCCGCAAGGGCGGCAAGCTGTCGGGCTGGCATCCGGCCGACCTGGCCGCGCAGGTGCTGGACGCACTGGTGGAACGCACCGGCGCCGACCCGGCGCTGGTCGAAGACGTCATCATGGGCTGCGTGAGCCAGGTCGGCGAGCAGGCCGGCAACGTGGCGCGCAATGCCATCCTGGCCTCGCGCCTGCCTGAAAGCGTGCCCGGCACCTCGGTGGACCGCCAGTGCGGTTCGTCGCAGCAGGCACTGCACTTTGCCGCGCAGGCAGTGATGTCGGGCGCGATGGACATCGTCATCGCCGCCGGCGTGGAAAGCATGACGCGCGTGCCGATGGGCCTGTCGTCTCAGCTGCCGGCCAAGAACGGTTTCGGCGTGCCCAAGAGCCCCGGTGTCGAGGCGCGCTACCCCGGCGTGCAGTTCAGCCAGTTCACCGGCGCCGAAATGATCGCGCGCAAGTATGACCTGTCGCGCGAGCAGCTGGATGCCTACGCACTGCAGAGCCACCAGCGCGCCATCGCCGCCACCAAGGCGGGCCGCTTCACTGCCGAAATCCTGCCGGTGGAAGTGCGCACGGCTGACGGTGCCAACGGCGAAATGCACACCACTGACGAAGGCATCCGCTATGACGCCACGCTAGAAAGCATCGGCAGCGTCAAGCTGATCGCCGAAGGCGGCCGCGTGACGGCTGCCTCCGCCAGCCAGATCTGCGACGGCGCCGCCGGCCTGATGGTGGTCAACGAGGCCGGACTGAAGAAGCTCGGCGTCAAGCCGCTGGCGCGCGTGCACACCATGACGGTGATCGGCCATGATCCGGTCGTGATGCTGGAAGCGCCGCTGCCGGCCACGGAAGTCGCGCTGAAGAAGGCGGGCCTGCGCATCGGCGATATCGACCTGTTCGAAGTCAACGAAGCCTTCGCCCCGGTGCCGCTGGCCTGGCTGAAGGCCACCGGAGCCGATCCGGAGCGCCTGAACGTGCATGGCGGCGCGATCGCGCTGGGCCATCCGCTGGGCGGCTCGGGCGCCAAGCTGATGACCACGCTGGTGCATGCGCTGCATACGCACGGCAAGCGCTACGGCCTGCAGACGATGTGCGAAGGCGGCGGGCTCGCCAACGTGACCATCGTCGAGCGTCTGTAAAGCTGTAGCAGCCGGGGCGTGCCGCGCAGGGATGCCGCGCGAGGATTGCTGCAGCAAGAGGTAGTAAAGGGAGAAGGACCGGCGGCGCGGGCATGTCAGAGTGCCCGCGCCAGCAGCTGGAACAAAAAGGGCCGCGATATTGCGGCCTTTCTTGTTTGCGGTGTGTCGCGCGTCAGGCGAACGTCACTGCGCTGCGCCGGTCGGCGCGTTCCAGGTGCGGCACGTTGTTGAAGCTCAGCAGCCGCTGCACGCCGCGGCCGACGATGATCTCGCAGAACGCCGTGTTGCGGAATTGCAGGTTCATCTCGATGGCGGCCTGGGCCGGTGCGCCAAGCAGGTCGGCCGTGGCGCGGCCGATGGCGCCACCGGAGCTCACCACCAGGATGGCATCCTCGCGCGTCGTGCCTTCGCTCGCGTGCGCCAGGGCGCCGGCAATGCGGGCGCCGAAATCGGCCCAGCTCTCGGGCATGTCGGCCAGCCCGTCCTGGGTCCATGCGGCGTAGGCCGCGCGGAAGGTGCGCCAGTAATCGTTGTAGTCGCCGTTCTGGTGCGCGCGGTGGTCGGCGCCGCCGGTGTGGCAACGGTACAGCGCCTCGCCGTCGTATTCGTTCAGGCCCGGGTGCGAGACGATCGCTGCCTGCGGCTGACCCATGCCGGCCAGGATCTCGCTGGCGGTGTCCTGCTGCCGCACTAGCGTGCCGGCTACCACGCGGCTGAAGCTGACGCCGCGCTCCTGGAAATACTCGCCCAGCCAGCGCGCCTGCTGGCGGCCGGTCGGCGACAGGCAATCGTAGTTGGCGGCGCCAAACGAGGCTTGTCCGTGCCGGACGAGGAAAAGCGTGGCCATGAGCGGTCCCGGTGAACGTTGATGCGGATAGGGCTGCGCCCGGCGCGCCGTTTTGCGGCAGGCCGGGGGCGCCGGGCACGGGGCCCGGCGTGGGCACATTCTAGGGAGGTCCGGCGCGCCAGCCAAGCAAGCGCTGCGCAATTCATGGCAGCCATGGCCTGGCTGCATTACCGCGGGTGGCGTGGGCCGGTGGTGTGCTCAGGCCGGCTCTGCGCAGGTGATGCCGAGATAGCCGGCCATCAGGCGGTTGAGTTCCGGGATCATCTGTTCGTCGTCGAGGTGCAGTGGGCCGGAATCATTGAGCACGGCATTGACCAGCACGCTGAACACCGCCTGCATGGCAAAGCGCACGCGCAGCTCGGCGGTCTCGGCAGGCATCGCCAGCCGTGGCACTAGCAACTGCACCATGCGCTCCACGATGGCTTCACCGCTCTGGCGGTGGGGCACCCATTCCTCGGGCCGCGTGGACGCATGCCGCAGCGATGCCCGGATCACGCCGCGGTTGGCCAGGGTGCCGAGCACCATGAAGCGCGCGGCCTTTTCCAGCAGCACCGGTGTCGGCACGTCCTCCCAGCGCTCCTGCGCCAGGTAGCGCTCGGTCGACGCGGCGGTTTCTTCCATGACCAGCGCGCGCAAGGCCTCGAAATAGGCCATCTTGTCGCGGAAGCGCCCATAGAAGGCGCCCACCGATACCTGGCACGCCGCGGCGATCTGCGCCACGGAAACGGCAGCAAAGTCACGCGAGGCAAGCAGTTCGCGGCCCGCGCCCAGCAAGGCCTGTTCGGTCTCGCGCGCACGGCGCTGGCGCGGCGGCTGCAGGATCGAGGGGGTATCGATACGGGGAAAGGAGGCGTTGGCGGTGAAGCCGGATTGGGTCGCTGACATAGGCACTCCGTATTCGAATTCTGATTCGAATTTGAAAATACCGGTGCGCGCCGCGACGCGTCAAGGGTTTTGTCGGGTGGTGGCCCGGCGTGGCGGGTGGGTGGGCTGCGCCGGAGGTGGCGGTGCGGCGCGCACGCTGCGCCGCTTGCCTCAGCGTGGGTCAGAGCGAGCCGAACACGGTGCCCAGTCCGTAGGTGAAGGCTGCCGCCATGCCCCCGATCAGCACCTGCCGCAGCGCCGAGAACCATCCCGGGCGGCCATTGAACGACGAGGTGCCCCAGCCCACCAGGCCAAGGCCGGCCAGGCACGCGACGATGCTGCCGAGCTGCGCCGATGGCCCTGCGGTCACGAAGAACGGCAGCAACGGCACCAGCGCACCGCTGCTGTACAGCACGAAGGAAATTACCGCCGCCTGCACCGGGTTGCCGCCGCGCTCCTGCGGGTTGATGCCCAGCACTTCGCGCGCAAAGGTGTCCAGGGCCGCGCGCGGGTTGCGCATGATCTCGTCGGCGGCGCGCCCGGCGTCGGCCGGGAGCACGCCCTTGCCCTCGATCACCGCGACCAGCCGCTGCCGGGCCCGGGCGGCATCATGCGCGAGCTCGTGCGCCATGTCGCGCAGGCGCTTGTTGTTCATCTCGCGGCTGTTGGTCACCGACAGCCATTCGCCCAGCGCCATCGAGCAAGCGCCCGCGGTCAGGCCCGCCAGCCCGGCCAGGATGACGGCCTCGCGCGAGGCCGCCGCGCCCTCCAGGCCCATCACCAGGCAGAAGCTTGACACCAGCCCGTCGTTGACGCCCAGCACGGCTGCGCGCAAGGCGTTGCCGCTCGGTCGATGGAGCAGGCGCCGCACGCGGGTGCCGAAGCCGGTTGGAGTGGGGGCGCTCGACAGGGGCATGGTCTTTTTGCGATGGAACGTTGTCAGTTGAAGCGCGGGCTCAGGTCATCCCGCATCCATTCGATAAAGGCGCGCGTGCGTGCCGGCAACAGCCGTGCATGGGGATAGATCAGCGACAGCGGCCATGCCGGTTGCTCGAAATCCTCCAGCACGATGCGCAGTTTGCGCGCCTCGACCAGTTGCGCGACCTGGTAAGACAGGAAGTGGCCGAAGCCCGCGCCTTCGGCACAGGCAGCCACGGCGGGCGCGGTCTGGTTGAATTCCAGGTTGCCGGACACCTGCACGTGGAACTCCCGGCCGTCTGCCTGGAAGGTCCACCAGTGCGCGTGGTTGCCGGTGAAGCGCACGCAGTTGGCGCTGGCCAGTTCCTCGGGATGGCGCGGCACGCCGTGCTTGCGCAGGTAGGCGGGCGTGGCCACCACCACGCGGCGGATGCGGCCGACGGTCTGTGCCACCAGCGTGGAATCGGCCAGCGGGCCGATGCGCACGCCCACGTCCAGGTCTTCTTCAAGCAGGTTCACCACGCGGTCGGTGAATTCCATGCGGCAGCGCACGCGCGGATAGCGCTGCACGAAACGTGTGACCGCCGGCGCCACATACATCTGCCCGAACAGCACCGAGGCGGTCAGCGTGAGCTGGCCGCTGGGTTCGACATGGCTGGCGGTCAGGCCGGCCTCGACCTCGTCGATGGTGGCCAGGATGCGCCGGCAGCTGTCCAGGTAGCTGCGCCCCTCGCCGGTCAGCGACAGCCGCCGCGTGGTGCGGTTGAGCAGCCGGACCTGCAATTCGGATTCCAGTGCCGCCAGCGTGCGCACCACCGCCGGCAACGAGGTATGCAGCGTCGTGGCGGCTGCCGTCAGGCTGCCTTCGTCGACGATCCGCACAAAGGTCTGCATCGCGCGTAGCTTGTCCATGGCGCCACACATTACTCCATTTTTTGGAGTAGTCAAATATCAATTGCCCTATTTATTGCAACGGGTTCGGCGTCCAGAATCCGGCTATCCCAACCGTTGAGGAGAGTGCCATGCAAGAGTCCAACCGCCCCGCCAAGCCGCTGGTGCTGTACCGCTCGCCGGTGTCCGGCCACGCCCATCGCGCAGAACTGTTCCTGGGGCTGCTGGGCTTGCCTTACCGTCTGGTGGACGTTGACCTGCGCGGCGGCGAGCAGCGCAGCGAGGCCTTCCTGCGCCTGAACCCGTTCGGCCAGGTGCCGGTGCTGGACGACGACGGCGTGGTCGTCGGCGATTCCAACGCCATCCTGGTCTACCTGGCCACGCGCTATGACGACGGCCGCTGGCTGCCGCGCGACCCGGTAGGCGCGGCGCGCGTGCAGCGCTGGCTGTCGGTGGCCGCCGGCGACATTGCCTTCGGGCCGGCGGCGGCGCGTCTGGGCGTGCTGTTCGGCAGGCCGGTGGCGATGGACGATGCCATCGCCCGCGCGCAGCGGCTGTTCACGCTGATGGAAACCCTGCTGGCCGGGCAGCCGTTCCTGGCGGCCGACCATGCCACCATCGCCGACGTGGCGGCCTACAGCTATATCGCCCGCGCCGAGGAAGGCAACGTGCCGCTGGCGCCGTACCCCGCGCTGAACGCCTGGCTGCGCCGCATCGAAGCCTTGCCCGGCTTCGTGCCGATGCTGGTGTCGAAAGTCGGCCTGGCCGCGTAGCGCCTGCCGGTCCCGCGTATCGACAATCTATCGGACAAGGATAAGGAGCCCGTCATGGATCTGCCCACATGGCCGCACGCCGGCCTGCCATTCCACGCCGGCGAACTGGCCGCTCAGGAGCGCGCCGGCAAGCGCGAACGCATGGCCGCGTCCGGCCCGCGGGTGATCCGTGGCGAGATGCCGGAGCAGCACCGCACGTTCTTTGCGCAGCTGCCGTTCCTGCTGGTTGGCGCCGTCGATGCCGACGGACAGCCCTGGGCCACGATGCTGGCCGGGACGCCGGGGTTTGCGCATACGCCTGACGCCACGCACCTGCGCATCGACGCCGTGCCGCTGCCCGGCGATCCGGCGGCCCCGGCACTGGCGCAGGGCGCGCGTATCGGCCTGCTCGGGATCGAGCTGCCTACGCGCCGGCGCAACCGCATGAACGGGATCATCGCGGCGCGCGACGAGGGCGGGATGACGGTCGAGGTCGAGCAGAGCTTTGGCAACTGCCCGCGCTATATCCAGTTGCGCGACGTGAGCCTTGCCGAGCCGGCGCCCGCGCCGCCCGCCTGGCACGGTGAAGCGCTGGACGAGCAGGCGGTGGCCTGGCTGCGCGGCGCCGATACCCTGTTCATCGCCACCAGCCACGCCGCGTCGCCGCAGGACGAGGGCGAGCACACGGGCGGCACCGATGTCTCGCACCGCGGCGGCAAGCCTGGCTTTATCCGCGTGGACGAGGCCGGCACGCTGACGTTCCCGGACTTCAACGGCAACAACTTCTTCAATACGGTCGGCAACCTGCTGGCCAATCCGCGTGCCGGGATTCTGGTGCCGGATTTTGCCGATGGCTCGCTGCTGCATGTGGGCGGGCGCGCCGAGGTGATCTGGGAGGGCGAGGATCTGGCCTCGTTCACCGGCGCCGAACGGCTGATGCGGTTGCATGTCGAGCGCGTGATACGGCGGCCGGCGGTGCTGCCGCTGCGCTTCGGATTTCGGGAGTATTCGCCCGTGCTGGCGGACACGGGCGCGTGGCCGGCGCGCTGAGCCGGCGGCTCGAGTCTTTCGTGTTGTCATGAAAATGACATCAAAAAGTCACAAAAGAGTCACAATGGCGGTTGGCGACTGTCCGTAGCACGCCGACCAGGGCGCTGGCGGGCAGCCCTGTATCAAGGAGAAATCAACCGTGGACAAGACGAAGAATAAGCTGCAAGCCCGCCGGGACATCCTGAAACACGCACTGCTGGCCCTGGCCGCCGCGCCGCTGGCGCTGGCGGCGGGGACCGCGCAAGCAGCCTGGCCGGAAAAGCCGATCCGGCTGGTGGTGGCATTTCCGCCCGGCGGTCCGGTCGA
Protein-coding regions in this window:
- a CDS encoding acetyl-CoA C-acetyltransferase codes for the protein MAEAYIVAAVRTAGGRKGGKLSGWHPADLAAQVLDALVERTGADPALVEDVIMGCVSQVGEQAGNVARNAILASRLPESVPGTSVDRQCGSSQQALHFAAQAVMSGAMDIVIAAGVESMTRVPMGLSSQLPAKNGFGVPKSPGVEARYPGVQFSQFTGAEMIARKYDLSREQLDAYALQSHQRAIAATKAGRFTAEILPVEVRTADGANGEMHTTDEGIRYDATLESIGSVKLIAEGGRVTAASASQICDGAAGLMVVNEAGLKKLGVKPLARVHTMTVIGHDPVVMLEAPLPATEVALKKAGLRIGDIDLFEVNEAFAPVPLAWLKATGADPERLNVHGGAIALGHPLGGSGAKLMTTLVHALHTHGKRYGLQTMCEGGGLANVTIVERL
- a CDS encoding PaaI family thioesterase, whose amino-acid sequence is MAEAEIEAAMTQAIAEPGEAAGGDVPEGFAPLRRLSGYMAGFGQLYLHAGRRTLAVRIDESHLNNLGIPHGGMLATLADTAIGMMMSLETGRSKSAVTVNLSLDYLDSARQGDWVEARVEFDKLGSRLRYGTCRLVSGERCLLRATAIFAVLAPRT
- a CDS encoding NAD(P)H-dependent flavin oxidoreductase, which translates into the protein MKTRITELLGIRYPIIQGGMQWVGYAEMASAVSNAGGLGILTALTQPTPEDLANEIRRCREMTDKPFGVNLTLLPSINPPPYARYLDVIIESGVKVLETAGNNPKEHIARAKAAGIKVIHKCVAVRHALSAERLGVDAVSIDGFECAGHPGEDDVPGMVLIPQAVRKLSIPVIASGGIADGRGMAAALVLGAEGVNMGTRFCATREAPIHDNVKKALVQASERDTNLIFRTLHNTARVLKNAVSDEVVSIERRPGGAQFEDVKHLVAGVRGKAALKAGETDGGIISAGQCVGLIDDVPSCEELITRMVADCREHLSVASRFFA
- a CDS encoding nitroreductase, producing MNVSQAVASRKSVRGFLPRAVAPDTIRRVLDAAARAPSGGNLQPWHIHVVGGEALEGLRAIMRERIAQAPAGDEREYDIYPRELVSPYRDRRFQVGEALYHYLGIPREDKARRLAQFANNFTFFGAPLALFCTVDRRMGPPQWSDLGMYLQTVMLLLREEGLDSCAQECWAMYPQTIGKFLSLPAERMLFTGMAIGYEDPEAPANQLRAVRAPLDEFTEFMGI
- a CDS encoding histidine phosphatase family protein, producing the protein MATLFLVRHGQASFGAANYDCLSPTGRQQARWLGEYFQERGVSFSRVVAGTLVRQQDTASEILAGMGQPQAAIVSHPGLNEYDGEALYRCHTGGADHRAHQNGDYNDYWRTFRAAYAAWTQDGLADMPESWADFGARIAGALAHASEGTTREDAILVVSSGGAIGRATADLLGAPAQAAIEMNLQFRNTAFCEIIVGRGVQRLLSFNNVPHLERADRRSAVTFA
- a CDS encoding LuxR C-terminal-related transcriptional regulator; amino-acid sequence: MASIEETGRRPPPPAGAASLAAKLRPPLLTPFQVERAAICEAVCAAGFVKLVLVRAPAGFGKTTAMLQCRARLEAAGGRTAWLTLDRSDNDASRFLGSVEAAIAQGLGGGGPGRSAHGALAQDPGEQALALIDRLASHNGAFTLFLDDFEAIQNAAVTGLVWQLVESLPPGCRVVIGTRWVPESGLGRLRARGELLEIEPAQLRFSAGETASFLRHARGLKLEQAAISVLHRRTEGWATALWLASVALERRSQPEGFIAGFSGSNAAIADYLVEDVFLHLPEPVRDFLLRTSILDQLCGPLCDAVCEPATAGSSDEILAWLERANLFLLPLESERYGERGSGSASEQWYRYHSLFSGFLRGQLAQAMPDAVPQLHLSASRWYESQGRPVPAIEHAFAAGALARALPLLDGAADDLLAQGRMRLLTRWLEAVPAEELARWPKLQIARVWAVSFTRGPAEAIALLQQIPTEGAAGDLLAHIRALRHMLLNMMDRFDDARAFARNELPPLPMGYAFPDAILGTSMARLAAVAGDYPEARRLLQVARHAVRGSDSNFNKIFSESVEGLIDLRQGRLQQALARFRIAASTMLPNRFGPTNGNAMAGILLAEGLYESGDSERASRLLNVYLPLSRDLGLPDQIITGHTVLARIAFERGEADQAHEWLAQLEALGHHRGLTRLVMAAMLERARLALRQGNVHAAQEAIERAADPALWRTRPGVSSFASDVEDITLGRLRLDLYARPGTPVREAIERELAAAAGNQLMRRALKLRILLAQACQRTGDGAHALVVMGEALRFGAAEGFVRIFADEGDDVRRLVADACSRQSASLPAPYVEKLLQACGQAGGEQAAGAGRPAPAALVEPLTPKEQKVLQLLAEGYSNVAMAERLFVSETTVRTHLRNISAKLHASNRTQAVAIARQLGLL
- a CDS encoding crotonase/enoyl-CoA hydratase family protein, which encodes MTQATPSFETLRYAVEDGVATITLHRPDQLNAFTAQMMHELIAAFDATDADDNVRAVIVTGSGRAFCAGADLSGGSATFDFEKRYGASPDTAHRDGGGRVSLRIFRSLKPVIAAVNGAAVGVGVTMQLPMDIRLASTDAKFGFVFARRGITPEAASSWFLSRVVGISTALEWCYTGRVFSAQEAHERGLVRSLHAPEDLLPAAQAIAREIAANAAPVSVAISRQLIWRMAGASHPMEAHKLDSRAIQSRGRSADVKEGVSAFLEKRPAAFPETVSHDMPDFFDWTSEPPFI
- a CDS encoding TetR/AcrR family transcriptional regulator; amino-acid sequence: MSATQSGFTANASFPRIDTPSILQPPRQRRARETEQALLGAGRELLASRDFAAVSVAQIAAACQVSVGAFYGRFRDKMAYFEALRALVMEETAASTERYLAQERWEDVPTPVLLEKAARFMVLGTLANRGVIRASLRHASTRPEEWVPHRQSGEAIVERMVQLLVPRLAMPAETAELRVRFAMQAVFSVLVNAVLNDSGPLHLDDEQMIPELNRLMAGYLGITCAEPA
- a CDS encoding VIT1/CCC1 transporter family protein, coding for MPLSSAPTPTGFGTRVRRLLHRPSGNALRAAVLGVNDGLVSSFCLVMGLEGAAASREAVILAGLAGLTAGACSMALGEWLSVTNSREMNNKRLRDMAHELAHDAARARQRLVAVIEGKGVLPADAGRAADEIMRNPRAALDTFAREVLGINPQERGGNPVQAAVISFVLYSSGALVPLLPFFVTAGPSAQLGSIVACLAGLGLVGWGTSSFNGRPGWFSALRQVLIGGMAAAFTYGLGTVFGSL